TCACGCGGCCTGCGGTGCCGCGAAATCGGTCGAGATCGCGACCGAACGCCATTTGTCGAGGATCGCGGCGTCGTCCTGGTGCTTGGCCGCGATCGCCGCCACCGTGTCGCTGCCCAAAGGCAGCCGGACGGGCGGGTTGGGCGCATCGGCGAAGGCGACGATGCTGCGCGCCAGCTTTTCCGGATCGCCCGGCTGATTGTGGCTGATCTCCGCCGCCACCTGGCGCACCTTGCCGGCGGTCGCGTCGTAATCCGGAATCCGGACCTGACTGACCGACAGCGAGGTCGCATCGAGGAAGTCGGTGCGGAAATAACCGGGCTCGATCACCGTCACATGGATGCCGAGTGGGGCGAGTTCGTCGTGCAGCGCTTCCGACAATCCCTCGACCGCGAATTTGGTCGAGCAATAGACGCCGAACCCCGCGCCGCCGCGATAGCCGCCGATCGAGGATATGTTCAGCACGCGCCCCGAACGCTGGCGGCGCATATGCGGCAGCACCGCGCGCGTCACGGCCAGAAGGCCGAACACGTTGGTGCGATAAAGCGCTTCGATTTCGCGCGCCGTGGCTTCCTCGACCGCGCCCAGCAGACCGAAGCCCGCGTTGTTCAGCAACACGTCGATCCGGCCAAAGCGTTCGACCGCGTGCTGGGCGGCGGCGCGCGCTTGCGCCTCGTCGGTCACGTCGAGTTTCAGCGCCAGCAGATTGGGGTGATGGCCGAGCGTTTCGTCGATGGTCGCGGGATTGCGCGCCGTGGCGACGACATAGTCGCCCTGGGCCAGGGCCCGGCTGGCGATCCGCGCACCGAAGCCGCGCGAGGCGCCGGTGATGAACCAAGTCTTGGGCTGCATTTTCTGTCTCCTTTTTCGATCGGTGGGGATCGTCCCCGTCCGTGCGAAAAGGGATACGCCCGGATAACTGATGAGATAATAGACTATTAAATACGTGAAGTAGTGAGTATAACTCATCAATGGATCGGATCGACCCCAGCGATTTGGCCGGGTTTCTGGCGATCGCGAAGCATCGCAGCTTCCGCCAGGCGGCGAACGAGCGCGGCTGCACGCCGTCGGCCTTGAGCCATTCGTTGCGCCTGCTGGAGGAACGGCTGGGCGTACGCTTGGTCAATCGCACGACGCGCAGCGTGGCGCTGACCGAGGCGGGGCGGCGTTTGCAAGCGCGCGTCGCACCGGCGTTTCGCGACATCGCCGACGCGATCGACGATCTGAACATGTTCCGGGATTCGCCGGCGGGCACGCTGCGCCTCAACACCGCCAACGCCGCCGTGCAGATCGTCGTACTGCCCTTCGTCGCGCGCTTCCTCGACGCCTATCCGGGCGTCAATGTCGAGATCGACATCGACAGCGCGTTGATCGACATCGTCGCCAAGGGTTACGACGCGGGCATTCGCTTCGGCGAAACCTTGGCGCAGGACATGATCGCGATGCCGCTGGGCCCGCGCCAGCGCGCGGCGATCGTGGCGTCGCCCGAATTTTTCCATCGCCATCCGAAACCGAAAACGCCCGCCGATCTGAAATCGTTGCCCTGCGTGCGTTTCCGCTTGGGCAGCGGGCGCGTTTACAACTGGGAGTTCGAACGCGGCGGCAAGGAAACGAAGGTCGAAGTCGAAGGCCGCTTGACGCTCGACGAGTTGAGTCTGTGCGTCCAGGCCGCGGTCGAAGGCGTGGGGATCACCTACGCGTTCGAAGCCCAGGTCGCCGAGCATTTGGTGGCGGGGCGGCTGGTGCGCGTGCTGGAGGATTGGTGCCCGGAATTTCCGGGCTTCTATCTCTACTACCCCAGCCGCCGGCAATTGCCCGCGGCCTTGCGCGCCTTCGTCGAATTCGCGAAATCCGCGTAAGACCGTCGGGGCTAGAGCGTTTCCAGCGCCAAAGCGATGCCTTGGCCGCCGCCGATGCACAAGGTGACGATGCCGTTGCGCAGGCCGTCGCGCTTCATCGAATGCAGCAGGCGCGTGGTCAGTACGGCGCCCGTGGCGCCGATCGGATGGCCATGCGCGATCGCGCCGCCGTCGACATTGACGATATCGGGCGGCAGGCCAAGCTCGCGCATCACCGCAAGCGGGACGGCCGCGAAGGCTTCGTTGATCTCGACGCGTTCGACGTCGGAAAGTTTCCAGCCCGCCTTGTCGAGCGCTTTGCGCACCGCCGGGACGGGGCCGATCCCGAACATCCCCGGCTCGACCGCCGCGACGCCGTAGCCCGCCAGGCGCGCGACCGGCTCGATCCCGGCCTTGTCGGCGGCGTCGCGCGACGCGACGATCATCGCGGCCGCACCGCTATTGAGGCCGGGCGAATTGCCGGCGGTGATCGTGCCGTCGGCGCGGAAGGCGGGTTTGAGCTTCGCGAGCACGTCGATCGTCGTGTCGGGGCGCGGCGCTTCGTCCCGCCCGAAAACTTCCACGCCTTTGCGCGTTTTGAGTTCGACCGGCACGATCTCCGCATCGAACTTGCCCGCACTTCGTGCGGCGGCGAAACGTTGCTGCGAGCGCGCGGCGAATGCGTCCTGCGTTTCGCGGGTCAATCCGTATTTCGCGGCGAGGTCTTCGGTGTGCCAGCCCGAATGCTTGCCCGAGAACGCATCATGCAGCCCGTCGGTGAGCATCGAATCGAGAATCTCCGCCGGGCCCATGCGATAGCCCCAGCGCCCGTTGTCGAGCAGATAGGGCGCGCGATCCATGTTCTCCATCCCGCCCGCGACGATGAAATCGGCATCTCCCGCCGCGATTTCCAATGCGGCCGAAACCACGGCTTGCGCGCCCGAACCGCAGACGCGGTTGACGGTCAGGGCCGGGATTGACACGGGCACATTCGCCCCGATCGCCGCCTGGCGGGCCGGATTCATCTTGTTGCCGGCCTGGATGACGTTGCCCATGACGACGGCGCCCAGCTTGTCGGCGCCGAGCCCCGCGCGCCGCAATGTCTCGCGCACGACCAGCGCGCCAAGTTCGGTCGCCGGCACGGTTTTCAGCGCGCCGTTGAACGCGCCGATCGCGGTGCGGATTGGGGCGGCGAGGACGATGTCGGGGCGGCGCATGATTTTCTCCATCTAGTTACTTGCATAATGATAGTAATGGGGTCATATCCCCGCAAGACCGGCGGAGAAAGAAAGATGAAGCGCAAGAGTTTCAAGCGGATGACCTGCCCGATCGCGCGCGGATTGGAACGCGTGGGCGAATGGTGGAGCATTCTGATCCTGCGCGATGCCTTCGCGGGGCTGAAACGCTTCGACGAATTCCAGGATAGTCTGGGGATCGCGCCCAACATGCTCACGCGCCGGCTAAAGGCGCTGGTCGCTTCGGGCCTGCTGGAGAAGCGCCGCTATAGCGAACGGCCCGCGCGTTACGAATACGTGCTCACACCGCGCGGCCGCGATTTCCGCTCCGTCCTGACCATGATGATGGAATGGGGCAACAAGCATTTCGCGCCCGAGGGCAAGAGCGTGCGGCTGATCCATGTGTCGACGGGGCGGGAGGCCGAACCGATCCTGGTTGACCGTGTGTCGGGCTTGCCGATCGCCGCACCGGAATTCCGCATGGCGGCGGGCCCCGCCGCCAATGAACGCACAAGGCGGCGTTATGAAGGCGCGGAGGGCGTGCGATGACGGCCGCGACCGCGACGATGGATCCGCGCACGCGCCGCTTGTTGGAAGCGCCGATCGTACCGCTGCTGCTGCGTATGGCGTGGCCCAATGTGCTGATCATGATCGCGCAGGCTTCGACCGGGCTGATCGAAACCTGGTGGCTCGCCAAGCTCGGCACCGACGCGCTGGCCGGCATGGCCCTGGTCTTCCCGCCCTTCATGCTGATGACGATGATCTCGGCGGGCGCGATGGGCGGGGGCATATCTTCCGCCGTCGCGCGCGCCTTGGGGGCCGGTAAGCGCGA
This genomic interval from Alphaproteobacteria bacterium contains the following:
- a CDS encoding acetyl-CoA C-acetyltransferase — its product is MRRPDIVLAAPIRTAIGAFNGALKTVPATELGALVVRETLRRAGLGADKLGAVVMGNVIQAGNKMNPARQAAIGANVPVSIPALTVNRVCGSGAQAVVSAALEIAAGDADFIVAGGMENMDRAPYLLDNGRWGYRMGPAEILDSMLTDGLHDAFSGKHSGWHTEDLAAKYGLTRETQDAFAARSQQRFAAARSAGKFDAEIVPVELKTRKGVEVFGRDEAPRPDTTIDVLAKLKPAFRADGTITAGNSPGLNSGAAAMIVASRDAADKAGIEPVARLAGYGVAAVEPGMFGIGPVPAVRKALDKAGWKLSDVERVEINEAFAAVPLAVMRELGLPPDIVNVDGGAIAHGHPIGATGAVLTTRLLHSMKRDGLRNGIVTLCIGGGQGIALALETL
- a CDS encoding SDR family NAD(P)-dependent oxidoreductase — its product is MQPKTWFITGASRGFGARIASRALAQGDYVVATARNPATIDETLGHHPNLLALKLDVTDEAQARAAAQHAVERFGRIDVLLNNAGFGLLGAVEEATAREIEALYRTNVFGLLAVTRAVLPHMRRQRSGRVLNISSIGGYRGGAGFGVYCSTKFAVEGLSEALHDELAPLGIHVTVIEPGYFRTDFLDATSLSVSQVRIPDYDATAGKVRQVAAEISHNQPGDPEKLARSIVAFADAPNPPVRLPLGSDTVAAIAAKHQDDAAILDKWRSVAISTDFAAPQAA
- a CDS encoding helix-turn-helix transcriptional regulator, with product MKRKSFKRMTCPIARGLERVGEWWSILILRDAFAGLKRFDEFQDSLGIAPNMLTRRLKALVASGLLEKRRYSERPARYEYVLTPRGRDFRSVLTMMMEWGNKHFAPEGKSVRLIHVSTGREAEPILVDRVSGLPIAAPEFRMAAGPAANERTRRRYEGAEGVR
- a CDS encoding LysR family transcriptional regulator, which gives rise to MDRIDPSDLAGFLAIAKHRSFRQAANERGCTPSALSHSLRLLEERLGVRLVNRTTRSVALTEAGRRLQARVAPAFRDIADAIDDLNMFRDSPAGTLRLNTANAAVQIVVLPFVARFLDAYPGVNVEIDIDSALIDIVAKGYDAGIRFGETLAQDMIAMPLGPRQRAAIVASPEFFHRHPKPKTPADLKSLPCVRFRLGSGRVYNWEFERGGKETKVEVEGRLTLDELSLCVQAAVEGVGITYAFEAQVAEHLVAGRLVRVLEDWCPEFPGFYLYYPSRRQLPAALRAFVEFAKSA